One stretch of Enterobacter sp. RHBSTW-00994 DNA includes these proteins:
- the der gene encoding ribosome biogenesis GTPase Der — protein sequence MVPVVALVGRPNVGKSTLFNRLTRTRDALVADFPGLTRDRKYGRAEVEGREFICIDTGGIDGTEDGVETRMAEQSLLAIEEADVVLFMVDARAGLMPADSAIAKHLRSREKPTFLVANKTDGIDADQAVADFWSLGLGEIYPIAASHGRGVTSLLETVLLPWVDEVNPPEDVDEDAEYWAQFEEGEEGAEEEPEDDFNPQDLPIKLAIVGRPNVGKSTLTNRILGEERVVVYDMPGTTRDSIYIPMQRDEREYVLIDTAGVRKRGKITDVVEKFSVIKTLQAIEDANVVLLVIDAREGISDQDLSLLGFILNSGRSLVIVVNKWDGLSNEVREQVKETLDFRLGFIDFARVHFISALHGSGVGNLFDSVREAYDSSTRRQSTAMLTRIMNMAAEDHQPPLVRGRRVKLKYAHAGGYNPPIVVIHGNQVKDLPDSYKRYLMNYFRKSLDVMGTPIRIQFKEGENPFANKRNTLTPNQMRKRKRLIKHIKKSK from the coding sequence ATGGTACCTGTGGTCGCGCTTGTCGGGCGCCCGAACGTTGGAAAATCCACTCTTTTTAACCGATTAACACGCACCCGTGATGCGCTGGTTGCGGATTTCCCGGGGCTGACGCGTGACCGTAAGTACGGTCGTGCAGAGGTGGAAGGACGTGAGTTCATCTGTATCGATACCGGTGGTATTGATGGCACAGAGGACGGTGTAGAAACCCGTATGGCCGAGCAGTCTCTGCTGGCAATCGAAGAAGCAGACGTGGTTCTGTTTATGGTCGATGCCCGTGCAGGCCTTATGCCAGCGGATTCTGCCATTGCTAAGCATTTGCGCTCGCGTGAAAAGCCGACGTTCCTCGTCGCTAACAAAACTGACGGCATTGATGCCGATCAGGCTGTCGCTGACTTCTGGTCTTTAGGGCTGGGCGAAATCTATCCTATCGCGGCGTCACATGGTCGCGGTGTGACCAGCCTGCTGGAAACCGTTTTGCTGCCATGGGTTGATGAAGTTAATCCGCCGGAAGACGTCGACGAAGATGCCGAATACTGGGCGCAATTCGAAGAAGGTGAAGAGGGCGCTGAAGAGGAGCCTGAGGACGATTTCAACCCACAGGATCTGCCGATCAAGCTGGCAATTGTGGGCCGTCCTAACGTAGGTAAGTCTACACTTACTAACCGTATTCTCGGTGAAGAACGTGTTGTGGTTTACGACATGCCAGGTACAACCCGCGACAGCATCTACATTCCAATGCAACGTGACGAGCGCGAGTATGTGCTTATCGACACAGCAGGTGTGCGTAAGCGTGGGAAAATCACCGATGTAGTGGAAAAATTCTCCGTTATTAAAACGTTGCAGGCGATTGAAGATGCCAACGTAGTACTGCTGGTTATCGATGCGCGGGAAGGGATCTCCGATCAGGACCTGTCACTCCTGGGCTTCATCCTGAATAGTGGGCGCTCACTGGTTATTGTCGTCAACAAATGGGATGGCCTGAGCAACGAAGTGAGAGAGCAGGTTAAAGAGACCCTGGACTTCCGTCTGGGTTTTATCGACTTCGCGCGCGTACACTTCATCTCTGCACTTCATGGCAGTGGCGTCGGCAACCTGTTCGATTCCGTGCGTGAAGCTTATGACAGCTCGACACGTCGCCAGAGCACCGCGATGCTGACCCGTATCATGAACATGGCCGCAGAAGACCATCAGCCGCCATTGGTGCGTGGTCGTCGCGTGAAGCTGAAATATGCGCATGCTGGTGGTTATAACCCGCCAATCGTGGTGATTCACGGCAACCAGGTAAAAGACCTGCCGGATTCCTACAAACGTTATCTGATGAACTACTTCCGTAAATCACTGGATGTAATGGGTACGCCTATCCGTATTCAGTTCAAGGAAGGGGAAAACCCGTTTGCTAACAAGCGTAACACTCTGACGCCAAACCAGATGCGTAAGCGTAAGCGTTTGATTAAGCACATCAAGAAAAGCAAATAA